The following coding sequences lie in one Sesamum indicum cultivar Zhongzhi No. 13 linkage group LG9, S_indicum_v1.0, whole genome shotgun sequence genomic window:
- the LOC105171134 gene encoding nitrate reductase [NADH] 2-like, which translates to MAASIENRQFGRQEPGFQGVSLPFKPSPTSDHRSDSPVRGCSFPPSADVTFPNKRNMNIGNARFDYSSSDEDDDDENDYSLAIKKSNADLEPSVLDLRDEATADNWVERNPSMVRLTGKHPFNAEPPLPRLMHHGFITPVPLHYVRNHGPVPKAVYEKCTVEVTGLVKRSMRFTMHQLETEFPSREFPVTLVCAGNRRKEQNMVKQTIGFNWGAAGISTSVWRGVPLRAILKRCGIMGKKKGALNVCFEGAEDLPGGGGSKYGTSVKKEIAMDPARDIILAYMQNGERLTPDHGFPVRVIIPGCIGGRMVKWLNRIIVTTQESDSYYHYKDNRVLPSHVDAELANAEAWWYKPDYIINELNINSVITTPCHEEILPINSSTSQRSYTLRGYAYSGGGKKVTRVEVTLDGGETWHVCSLDIPDKPNKYGKYWCWCLWSLEVEVLDLLGAKEIAVRAWDETLNTQPEKLIWNVMGMMNNCWFRVKTNVCKPHKGEIGIVFEHPTQPGNQSGGWMAKERHLEKSSNDNQTLKKSVSSPFMNATSKTFSISEVKKHNSPDSAWIIVHGHVYDCTRFLKDHPGGTDSILINAGTDCTEEFNAIHSDKAKKMLEDYRIGELITTGYASTDSSLNNSVHGPSSNLHLAPIKEVSPTTMRSVALVLHEKIPCKLIAKTSLSHNMRLFRFALPNEDQVLGLPVGKHIFLCATIDDKLCMRPYTPSSTVDTVGYFELVVKIYFKGVHPKFPNGGLMSQYLDSLELGSLVDIKGPLGHIDYKGKGYFAVHGKQKFAKKLAMIAGGTGITPIYQVMQAILKDPEDDIKMYLVYANRTEDDILLKDELDAWAEKYPDKVKVWYVIQESIKEGWKYSLGFVTESVLRQHIPDSESSETTLALVCGPPPMLQFAVNPNLEKMGYDIKEKLLVF; encoded by the exons ATGGCGGCTTCTATTGAGAACCGGCAATTTGGTCGCCAAGAACCGGGATTCCAGGGCGTCTCCCTCCCATTCAAACCCAGTCCGACATCCGACCACCGGTCCGACTCCCCGGTTCGTGGCTGCAGCTTCCCTCCATCCGCCGACGTCACTTTCCCCAACAAGCGCAATATGAATATTGGCAATGCCAGATTTGATTACTCCTCCAGCGATGAGGACGATGATGACGAAAATGATTACTCCTTGGCTATTAAGAAATCCAACGCCGATTTAGAACCATCGGTTCTCGACTTGAGGGACGAGGCCACCGCCGACAACTGGGTGGAGCGCAACCCTTCCATGGTTCGGCTCACCGGAAAACACCCCTTCAACGCTGAGCCGCCGCTCCCCCGCCTCATGCACCACGGTTTCATCACCCCGGTCCCCCTCCACTACGTCCGCAACCACGGGCCAGTTCCCAAGGCGGTCTACGAAAAATGTACGGTTGAAGTCACCGGTCTCGTCAAAAGATCCATGCGGTTCACCATGCACCAACTGGAAACCGAGTTCCCAAGCAGAGAATTCCCCGTCACGCTCGTTTGCGCCGGAAACCGCCGCAAAGAACAAAACATGGTGAAACAAACCATCGGTTTCAACTGGGGCGCCGCCGGGATTTCCACCTCCGTGTGGCGGGGGGTGCCACTACGCGCTATTCTTAAGCGATGTGGGATTATGGGCAAGAAAAAGGGCGCACTCAACGTGTGTTTCGAAGGGGCGGAAGATTTGCCCGGCGGCGGCGGCTCGAAATATGGGACGAGCGTGAAGAAGGAAATAGCCATGGATCCGGCCAGGGACATCATACTGGCTTACATGCAGAATGGCGAGAGATTGACGCCGGATCATGGGTTTCCGGTGAGAGTGATAATTCCGGGTTGCATCGGCGGGAGAATGGTGAAATGGTTGAACCGTATAATCGTTACTACACAGGAGTCCGACAGTTATTATCATTACAAGGACAACAGGGTTCTTCCATCCCACGTTGATGCGGAACTAGCCAACGCTGAAG CTTGGTGGTACAAGCCTGATTACATCATCAACGAGTTGAACATCAACTCCGTCATTACGACGCCGTGTCATGAAGAAATATTGCCCATCAATTCCTCGACCTCTCAGAGGTCTTACACCTTGCGGGGATATGCCTATTCTG GGGGCGGTAAGAAAGTGACGAGAGTAGAGGTGACGTTGGATGGTGGAGAAACATGGCATGTGTGTTCGCTGGACATCCCCGACAAGCCTAACAAGTACGGCAAATACTGGTGTTGGTGCTTGTGGTCACTGGAGGTGGAGGTGCTCGACCTGCTCGGGGCCAAGGAGATTGCGGTCCGAGCGTGGGATGAGACGCTCAACACACAGCCCGAGAAGCTCATCTGGAATGTCATG GGGATGATGAACAATTGCTGGTTCCGAGTAAAAACCAACGTGTGCAAGCCACACAAGGGAGAAATTGGGATTGTCTTCGAGCACCCAACTCAGCCCGGCAATCAATCCGGCGGATGGATGGCGAAGGAGCGCCACCTCGAGAAATCCTCCAACGACAACCAAACCTTAAAGAAGAGTGTCTCCTCCCCGTTCATGAACGCCACATCAAAAACGTTCTCCATCTCCGAGGTTAAAAAGCACAATTCCCCCGATTCTGCGTGGATCATCGTCCACGGCCATGTCTACGACTGCACCCGCTTCCTCAAAGACCATCCCGGCGGCACTGACAGTATCCTCATCAATGCTGGCACCGATTGCACAGAGGAATTCAACGCCATACACTCTGACAAAGCCAAGAAGATGCTTGAGGACTACAGAATTGGTGAGCTGATCACTACTGGCTACGCCTCCACGGACTCCTCCTTGAATAACTCGGTGCATGGTCCGAGTAGTAATCTGCACTTGGCGCCGATCAAAGAAGTTTCGCCGACGACGATGAGGAGCGTCGCCCTTGTGCTGCATGAGAAGATCCCATGCAAACTTATTGCCAAAACTTCACTCTCCCACAACATGAGATTGTTCCGATTCGCATTGCCGAACGAAGACCAAGTTCTGGGATTACCCGTTGGGAAACACATTTTCCTTTGCGCCACCATTGATGATAAGCTCTGCATGCGACCTTACACACCGTCGAGCACCGTCGACACTGTGGGATACTTTGAGCTGGTGGtgaaaatttactttaaaGGGGTTCACCCAAAATTCCCCAATGGTGGGCTAATGTCGCAGTATCTTGATTCTCTGGAATTGGGTTCTTTAGTGGACATCAAAGGACCGTTGGGCCACATTGATTACAAAGGAAAAGGGTACTTCGCCGTGCATGGGAAACAAAAATTTGCCAAGAAACTAGCCATGATCGCCGGAGGGACGGGAATCACACCGATTTATCAAGTGATGCAAGCTATCTTGAAGGACCCGGAAgatgatataaaaatgtacTTGGTGTACGCGAATCGGACGGAGGATGATATTTTGCTGAAAGACGAGCTTGATGCATGGGCAGAGAAATACCCAGATAAAGTCAAAGTATGGTATGTCATTCAAGAGAGTATAAAGGAAGGTTGGAAATACAGTTTGGGATTCGTCACTGAGAGCGTGTTGAGACAACATATCCCAGACTCAGAGTCGTCGGAAACCACCCTAGCCTTGGTATGTGGGCCACCGCCGATGTTGCAGTTCGCGGTAAACCCAAATTTGGAGAAGATGGGATACGAtattaaggaaaaattattggtgttttag